The following are encoded together in the Neomonachus schauinslandi chromosome 15, ASM220157v2, whole genome shotgun sequence genome:
- the LOC110584712 gene encoding myosin-8, whose product MSSDQEMAIFGEAAPYLRKSEKERIEAQNRPFDAKTSVFVAEPKESFVKGTIQSREGGKVTVKTEAGATLTVKDDQVFPMNPPKYDKIEDMAMMTHLHEPAVLYNLKERYAAWMIYTYSGLFCVTVNPYKWLPVYNPEVVGAYRGKKRQEAPPHIFSISDNAYQFMLTDRENQSILITGESGAGKTVNTKRVIQYFATIAVTGDKKKEEATSGKMQGTLEDQIISANPLLEAFGNAKTVRNDNSSRFGKFIRIHFGTTGKLASADIETYLLEKSRVTFQLKAERSYHIFYQITSNKKPELIEMLLITTNPYDYPFVSQGEISVASIDDQEELMATDSAIDILGFTNEEKVSIYKLTGAVMHYGNLKFKQKQREEQAEPDGTEVADKAAYLQSLNSADLLKALCYPRVKVGNEYVTKGQTVEQVTNAVGALAKAIYDKMFLWMVTRINQQLDTKQPRQYFIGVLDIAGFEIFDFNSLEQLCINFTNEKLQQFFNHHMFVLEQEEYKKEGIEWTFIDFGMDLAACIELIEKPMGIFSILEEECMFPKATDTSFKNKLYEQHLGKSANFQKPKVVKGKPEAHFSLIHYAGTVDYNIGGWLDKNKDPLNETVVGLYQKSAMKTLANLFSGAQTAEAEASGGAKKGGKKKGSSFQTVSALFRENLNKLMTNLRSTHPHFVRCIIPNETKTPGAMEHELVLHQLRCNGVLEGIRICRKGFPSRILYADFKQRYKVLNASAIPEGQFIDSKKASEKLLASIDIDHTQYKFGHTKVFFKAGLLGLLEEMRDDKLAQLITRTQARCRGFLARVEYQRMVERRESIFCIQYNIRAFMNVKHWPWMKLFFKIKPLLKSAETEKEMATMKEEFQKTKDELAKSEAKRKELEEKMVTLLKEKNDLQLQVQSLTKAKIKLEQQVDDLEGSLEQEKKLRMDLERAKRKLEGDLKLAQESIMDIENEKQQLDEKLKKKEFEMSNLQSKIEDEQALGIQLQKKIKELQARIEELEEEIEAERASRAKAEKQRSDLSRELEEISERLEEAGGATSAQIEMNKKREAEFQKMRRDLEEATLQHEATAATLRKKHADSVAELGEQIDNLQRVKQKLEKEKSELKMEIDDLTSNVETVSKAKGNLEKMCRTLEDQVSELKSKEEEQQRLINDLTTQKGRLQTESGEFSRQLDEKEALVSQLSRGKQAFTQQTEELKRQLEEEIKAKNALAHALQSSRHDCDLLREQYEEEQESKAELQRALSKANSEVAQWRTKYETDAIQRTEELEEAKKKLAQRLQAAEEHVEAVNAKCASLEKTKQRLQNEVEDLMLDVERTNAACAALDKKQRNFDKILAEWKQKYEETQAELEASQKEARSLSTELFKMKNAYEESLDQLETLKRENKNLQQEISDLTEQIAEGGKHIHELEKIKKQVEQEKCELQAALEEAEASLEHEEGKILRIQLELNQVKSEVDRKIAEKDEEIDQLKRNHIRVVESMQTMLDAEIRSRNDAIRLKKKMEGDLNEMEIQLNHANRMAAEALRNYRNTQGILKDTQIHLDDALRGQEDLKEQLAMVERRANLLQAEIEELRATLEQTERSRKIAEQELLDASERVQLLHTQNTSLINTKKKLETDISQMQGEMEDIIQEARNAEEKAKKAITDAAMMAEELKKEQDTSAHLERMKKNIEQTVKDLQHRLDEAEQLALKGGKKQIQKLEARVRELEGEVESEQKRNAEAVKGLRKHERRVKELTYQTEEDRKNILRLQDLVDKLQAKVKSYKRQAEEAEEQSNTNLSKFRKLQHELEEAEERADIAESQVNKLRVKSREVHTKVISEE is encoded by the exons ACCTACTCGGGCCTCTTCTGCGTCACCGTGAACCCCTACAAGTGGCTGCCGGTGTACAACCCCGAGGTGGTGGGTGCCTACCGAGGCAAGAAGCGCCAGGAGGCCCCGCCCCACATCTTCTCCATCTCCGACAACGCCTATCAGTTCATGCTGACAG ACCGAGAGAATCAGTCAATCCTGATCAC CGGAGAATCTGGTGCAGGGAAGACCGTGAACACCAAGCGTGTCATCCAGTACTTTGCAACAATTGCAGTCACTGGGgacaagaagaaggaggaagctACGTCTGGCAAAATGCAG GGGACCCTTGAAGATCAAATCATCAGCGCCAACCCCCTACTGGAGGCCTTTGGCAACGCCAAGACCGTGAGGAATGACAACTCCTCTCGCTTT GGTAAATTCATCAGAATCCACTTTGGCACCACAGGGAAGCTGGCTTCTGCTGATATTGAAACAT ATCTGCTAGAGAAGTCTAGAGTTACTTTCCAGCTTAAGGCGGAAAGGAGCTATCATATTTTTTATCAGATCACATCGAACAAGAAACCAGAACTAATTG AAATGCTTCTGATCACCACCAACCCATATGACTACCCATTTGTCAGTCAAGGGGAGATCAGTGTGGCTAGCATTGATGATCAAGAAGAGCTGATGGCAACAGAT AgtgctattgatattttgggcTTCACTAATGAAGAGAAAGTCTCCATCTACAAGCTCACAGGGGCTGTGATGCATTATGGGAACTTGAAGTTCAAGCAGAAGCAGCGGGAGGAGCAGGCTGAGCCAGATGGCACTGAAG ttgCTGACAAGGCGGCCTATCTCCAGAGTCTGAACTCTGCTGACCTGCTCAAAGCCCTCTGCTACCCCAGGGTCAAGGTCGGCAATGAGTACGTCACCAAAGGCCAGACTGTAGAGCAG gtgaCCAACGCTGTGGGCGCTCTGGCCAAAGCCATCTACGACAAGATGTTCCTGTGGATGGTCACCCGCATCAACCAGCAGCTGGACACCAAGCAGCCCAGACAGTACTTCATCGGGGTCTTGGACATCGCCGGCTTTGAGATCTTTGAT ttcaaCAGCCTGGAGCAGCTGTGCATCAACTTCACCAACGAGAAGCTGCAACAGTTCTTCAACCACCACATGTTCGTGCTGGAGCAGGAGGAGTACAAGAAGGAGGGCATCGAGTGGACCTTCATCGACTTCGGGATGGACCTGGCTGCCTGCATCGAGCTCATCGAGAAG CCCATGGGCATCTTCTCTATCCTGGAAGAGGAGTGCATGTTCCCCAAGGCCACAGACACCTCCTTCAAGAACAAGCTATATGAACAGCATCTTGGGAAGTCGGCCAACTTCCAGAAGCCCAAGGTTGTCAAAGGCAAGCCTGAGGCGCACTTCTCTCTGATCCACTACGCCGGCACCGTGGACTACAACATTGGTGGCTGGCTGGACAAGAACAAGGACCCCCTGAACGAGACCGTGGTCGGGCTGTACCAGAAGTCTGCAATGAAAACTCTAGCTAACCTCTTCTCTGGGGCTCAAACTGCCGAAGCAG AGGCGAGTGGTGGTGCCAAGAAAGGTGGCAAGAAGAAGGGCTCTTCTTTCCAGACAGTGTCTGCCCTTTTCAGA GAGAATTTGAACAAACTGATGACCAACCTCAGGAGTACCCATCCTCATTTTGTGCGCTGTATCATCCCCAATGAAACAAAAACTCCTG GGGCCATGGAGCATGAACTTGTCCTGCACCAGCTGCGGTGTAACGGTGTGCTGGAAGGGATCCGCATCTGCAGGAAGGGGTTCCCAAGCAGGATCCTTTATGCAGATTTCAAACAGAG ATACAAGGTATTAAATGCAAGTGCTATCCCCGAAGGACAGTTCATTGACAGCAAGAAGGCTTCTGAGAAGCTCCTTGCATCCATCGACATTGACCACACCCAGTATAAATTTGGTCACACCAAG GTCTTTTTCAAAGCTGGTCTTCTGGGGCTCCTAGAGGAGATGCGAGATGACAAGTTGGCCCAGCTGATTACTAGAACCCAGGCCAGGTGCAGAGGGTTCTTGGCAAGAGTGGAGTACCAGAGGATGGTGGAGAGAAg GGAGTCCATCTTCTGCATCCAGTACAACATCCGTGCCTTCATGAACGTCAAGCACTGGCCCTGGATGAAACTCTTCTTCAAGATCAAGCCTCTCCTCAAGAGCGCAGAGACCGAGAAGGAGATGGCCACCATGAAGGAAGAGTTTCAGAAAACCAAAGATGAGCTCGCCAAGTCAGAGGCAAAAAGGAAGGAACTGGAGGAAAAAATGGTCACtctcttaaaagagaaaaatgacctgCAGCTCCAAGTTCAGTCT CTGACCAAAGCTAAAATCAAGCTTGAACAACAAGTAGATGAT CTTGAAGGGTCCTtggagcaagaaaagaaacttcGCATGGACCTAGAAAGGGCTAAGAGGAAACTTGAAGGTGACCTCAAGTTGGCCCAAGAATCCATAATGgacattgaaaatgaaaaacaacaacttGATGAAAAGCTCAAAAA GAAAGAGTTTGAAATGAGTAATCTGCAAAGCAAGATTGAAGACGAGCAAGCACTTGGCATTCAGCTGCAGAAGAAGATCAAAGAGCTGCAA GCCCGCAttgaggagctggaggaggaaatCGAGGCAGAGCGGGCCTCCCGGGCCAAAGCAGAGAAGCAGCGCTCTGACCTCTCCCGGGAACTGGAAGAGATCAGCGAGCGCCTGGAGGAAGCCGGCGGGGCCACTTCCGCCCAGATCGAGATGAACAAGAAGCGCGAGGCTGAGTTCCAGAAAATGCGCAGGGACCTGGAGGAGGCCACCCTACAGCACGAAGCCACGGCGGCCACCCTGAGGAAGAAGCACGCGGACAGCGTGGCCGAGCTCGGGGAGCAGATAGACAACCTGCAGAGGGTCAAgcagaagctggagaaggagaagagcgAGCTGAAGATGGAGATCGATGACCTCACCAGTAATGTAGAAACAGTCTCTAAAGCCAAG GGAAATCTAGAGAAAATGTGCCGCACTCTGGAGGACCAAGTgagtgagctgaaatcaaaggaGGAGGAACAACAGCGGCTGATCAATGACCTGACGACCCAGAAAGGACGCTTGCAGACCGAATCTG GTGAATTTTCACGACAGCTAGATGAGAAAGAAGCTCTGGTGTCTCAGCTATCAAGGGGCAAACAAGCATTTACACAACAAACTGAGGAATTAAAGAGGCAGCTGGAAGAAGAGATAAAG GCCAAGAACGCCCTGGCCCACGCCCTGCAGTCTTCCCGCCACGACTGTGACCTGCTGCGGGAACAGTATGAGGAGGAGCAGGAATCCAAGGCCGAGCTGCAGAGGGCGCTGTCCAAGGCCAACAGCGAGGTGGCCCAGTGGAGGACCAAATACGAGACGGACGCCATCCAGCGCacagaggagctggaggaggccaA GAAGAAGCTGGCCCAGAGGCTGCAGGCGGCCGAGGAGCACGTAGAAGCCGTGAACGCCAAATGTGCTTCCCTCGAGAAGACAAAGCAGCGGCTCCAGAATGAGGTGGAGGACCTCATGCTGGACGTGGAGAGAACCAACGCGGCCTGTGCCGCCCTGGACAAGAAGCAGAGGAACTTCGACAAG ATCCTGGCAGAGTGGAAACAGAAGTATGAGGAAACCCAGGCTGAGCTTGAGGCCTCTCAGAAGGAGGCCCGCTCTCTCAGCACTGAGCTGTTCAAGATGAAGAATGCCTACGAGGAATCCTTGGATCAGCTGGAAACTTTGAAACGAGAGAACAAAAACTTGCAGC AGGAGATTTCTGACCTCACAGAGCAGATTGCAGAAGGAGGGAAACATATCCATGAACTGGAGAAGATAAAGAAACAAGTGGAACAAGAGAAGTGTGAACTTCAGGCTGCTTTAGAGGAAGCAGAG GCATCTCTTGAACATGAAGAGGGAAAGATCCTGCGCATCCAGCTGGAGTTGAACCAGGTCAAGTCTGAGGTCGACAGGAAAATTGCTGAGAAGGATGAGGAAATTGACCAGCTGAAGAGAAACCACATCAGAGTGGTGGAGTCGATGCAGACCATGCTGGATGCTGAGATCAGGAGCAGGAATGATGCCATCAGGCTCAAGAAGAAGATGGAAGGAGACCTCAATGAGATGGAAATCCAGCTGAACCATGCCAACCGCATGGCCGCAGAGGCCCTGAGGAACTACAGGAACACCCAAGGCATCCTCAAA GACACCCAGATCCACCTGGATGACGCTCTCCGGGGCCAGGAGGACCTGAAGGAACAGCTGGCCATGGTGGAGCGCAGAGCCAACCTGCTGCAGGCCGAGATCGAGGAGCTGCGGGCCACTCTGGAGCAGACGGAGAGGAGCAGGAAAATCGCAGAACAGGAGCTCCTGGATGCCAGTGAGAGGGTCCAGCTCCTGCACACCCAG aatacCAGCCTGATCAACACCAAGAAGAAGTTGGAAACAGACATTTCCCAAATGCAAGGAGAAATGGAGGACATTATCCAGGAAGCCCGCAACGCAGAGGAGAAGGCCAAGAAGGCCATCACTGAT GCAGCCATGATGGCCGAGGAGCTGAAGAAGGAGCAGGACACCAGCGCCCACCTGGAGCGGATGAAAAAGAACATAGAGCAGACAGTGAAGGACCTGCAACATCGTCTAGACGAGGCTGAGCAGCTGGCCCTGAAGGGCGGGAAGAAGCAGATCCAGAAACTGGAGGCCAGG GTACGTGAGCTGGAAGGAGAGGTTGAGAGTGAGCAAAAGCGTAATGCGGAAGCTGTGAAAGGTCTGCGCAAACACGAGAGAAGAGTGAAGGAACTCACTTACCAG ACAGAAGAAGATCGGAAAAATATTCTCAGACTTCAGGATTTGGTAGATAAACTTCAGGCCAAAGTGAAATCTTACAAGAGACAAGCTGAGGAGGCT GAGGAACAATCCAACACAAATCTATCCAAATTCCGCAAGCTCCAGCACGAGCTGGAGGAGGCTGAGGAACGGGCTGACATTGCTGAGTCCCAGGTCAACAAGCTGCGGGTGAAGAGCCGAGAGGTTCACACAAAAGTCATAAGTGAAGAGTGA